Genomic DNA from Halobaculum sp. MBLA0147:
GAGACGATGATCTCGTTGAACGAGACCGGAATCCCGAACGCGACCGCGGTCTGTGCGATGGCGAACGAGGGGATCAACGCCGCGATGGACCGCCGCGGTCCGAGACTCGAGTAGTCCTGCGACAGCGCCTTGATCATCCGCGGCGCGCCGGTCCACGAGCCGGCGAGCAGCCCGAGGCCGCCGCCGACCAGCAGGGCGATCACCGGGAGGTCGATCCCGTCACCGAGTAGCGGCACCAGCGGGCCGATGGCGAGTCCGACCTGCGACCCACCGGCGGAGAAGGCGACCAGTCCGCCCAACACGAGCAGGAAGTGGCGCTGTCCGGCGGTCTCGTCGCGACGCAGGTCGAGCCAGAGTAGTCCGCCCGCGAAGCTCGCCGCGGCGAGCGTGACGACGACGGTCCCGACGGCTCCACCGCCGACGAGTGGCCCGGCGAGACTCGCGAGCGATCCCTGTTCGCCGGCCGGGCCGAGGACGGTGAAGCCGACGTTGGCGAGGATCGCACCCACGAGCCCGCCGAGTGCGGGGACGGCGACGGTCTCGGGGACGGACTCGGCCCGCAGAATACGGGCCGTCGCGTAGGCGACCGAGCCGCCGACGACGGGGACGAGCGCCCACAGCGTCGCGATCTCCGTGTACTTCGCCCACGCCGGGTCGCCCCCGAGCGCGAGTCCGACGCCGACGACGGCGCCGGTGACGGTGAACGCGGTCGCGATGGGGTAGCCGGCGAAGACGCCGATCGCGACGAGGATCGCCGCGGTGAGCAGCCCGACGATGGCCGCGACGGCGGTGATCGTGACGCCGCCGATCAGCGAGGTACCGACCGCCTCCGTCACGTTCGCTCCCTGGAGGACGGCCCCGAGGAACCCGAGAATCCCGACGACGAGTCCGGCACGCATCACGGAGATGGCGTTGGCCCCGACGGCCGGCGCGAACGGTGTCGATCCGGAGGAGCCGGCCCCGATGGCCCACGCCATGAACAACGACGCGACGCTGGCGACCGCGAACAACCCCAGCGTCTCCAGGCCTACCATACCGCGCACCTCGTCGCCCGCACACAAGTGGGTGTCTACTCTGTCGTCGGATCGAGTGTGCGAGGGCTCTCTGCCGGACTGGGATCGTCCCGACTGTGTACAGTCGACTCCGATCTGGTATCGATCACACTACGAAACGACAACGACGAATTCGATAATCTGCACACAGTAAAGCTTATGTCTGGTGCAATAGTGATACATTATCACATGCGACGTGTACTACTGACGGTCGCGGTCGCAGTCGGACTGCTCGCACTGACACAGGGTGCCGCTGCAGCACCCACTCCGACGGAGTCGGTCGACGCGGACGTCGCCACGTGGGACGAACCGATCGACGACTGTGTCGGCGTCTGTGACGACGAGACGATCTCCAGTGTCGGTGACCCCGTGAACTTCGCCACGTGGGACGAACCGATCGACGACTGTGTCGGTGTGTGTGACGACGAGACGGTCTGATCCCAGAGACAGACGGGTGGTGTGACCACCCGAGCGGCACTCTCACCGTTTTCCGCGCTGGTACTCGCGCATCGAGTTCACGAGGATCCGTCTGAGGAAGAAGTAGCCGCCGAACACCAACACGAGGAGCCCGACGACGATCACCGTCAGGTCGGGGTCGGCGGTGAGCAGGTCGACCGCGCCGTCGACGACGCCCATACCTCCACGTGCGACGGCGCGTCGTATAGGCCTTCGGGGGTCGAT
This window encodes:
- a CDS encoding anion permease, translated to MVGLETLGLFAVASVASLFMAWAIGAGSSGSTPFAPAVGANAISVMRAGLVVGILGFLGAVLQGANVTEAVGTSLIGGVTITAVAAIVGLLTAAILVAIGVFAGYPIATAFTVTGAVVGVGLALGGDPAWAKYTEIATLWALVPVVGGSVAYATARILRAESVPETVAVPALGGLVGAILANVGFTVLGPAGEQGSLASLAGPLVGGGAVGTVVVTLAAASFAGGLLWLDLRRDETAGQRHFLLVLGGLVAFSAGGSQVGLAIGPLVPLLGDGIDLPVIALLVGGGLGLLAGSWTGAPRMIKALSQDYSSLGPRRSIAALIPSFAIAQTAVAFGIPVSFNEIIVSAIVGSGYAAGGSGVSRRKMVYTVLAWLGSLALSLGGGYAAFTVVDAVV